The proteins below come from a single Eremothecium sinecaudum strain ATCC 58844 chromosome II, complete sequence genomic window:
- a CDS encoding uncharacterized protein (Syntenic homolog of Ashbya gossypii ADL187W; Syntenic homolog of Saccharomyces cerevisiae YNL320W), with amino-acid sequence MLERIGKMVFGGAAVAVSACLGALYVYQNKLVYPSWAQGARMHVDTPDMYGLPYKELRLITNDGVEIRAFDIRNQNSKAVFLVLAPNAGNIGYFLSIAELLYKQFGLSVLLYSYRGYGFSGGEPSEQGLKLDADCVMEYISRERFFSSRKVILYGRSLGGANAIYIARKYGRLCDAMVLENTFLSIPKVIPYIFPLLKYVACMCHEIWNSEAEMPLVDSSLPVLFLSGQNDEIVPPAHMKTLFDLCPSTSKQFFTFPLGYHNDTIVQPGYWDIVHDFLQKNKVL; translated from the coding sequence ATGTTAGAGCGCATAGGTAAGATGGTATTTGGTGGAGCAGCAGTCGCGGTGTCAGCCTGCTTAGGAGCACTATATGTATACCAAAATAAGCTTGTTTATCCATCATGGGCCCAGGGTGCTCGAATGCACGTTGATACACCCGATATGTATGGCCTACCTTATAAGGAGCTGCGACTTATTACCAATGATGGAGTCGAGATTCGTGCTTTTGATATCAGAAATCAAAACTCCAAAGCGGTATTTTTGGTTTTGGCGCCTAATGCTGGTAACATCGGCTATTTCTTGTCCATAGCGGAGCTTTTGTATAAGCAGTTTGGACTTTCTGTTTTGCTGTACTCATACAGAGGATATGGATTTTCAGGGGGTGAGCCAAGTGAGCAGGGCCTAAAGTTGGATGCCGACTGTGTGATGGAGTACATAAGTCGGGAAAGGTTCTTTTCATCACGTAAAGTGATTCTGTATGGTAGATCGCTAGGAGGTGCGAATGCAATCTATATCGCGAGGAAATACGGACGCTTGTGCGACGCAATGGTGTTGGAAAACACCTTTCTGTCGATTCCTAAGGTGATACCATATATATTTCCCCTTTTGAAGTATGTGGCATGCATGTGCCATGAGATTTGGAATTCTGAGGCCGAGATGCCATTGGTAGACTCTAGTTTACCAGTTCTGTTTCTAAGTGGGCAGAATGATGAGATAGTTCCTCCTGCGCATATGAAGACCCTATTTGATCTTTGCCCTTCTACATCAAAACAATTCTTTACATTCCCACTTGGGTATCACAATGATACCATCGTGCAGCCCGGATATTGGGACATTGTTCATGATTTCCTACAGAAGAATAAGGTGCTATGA
- the HRK1 gene encoding putative serine/threonine protein kinase HRK1 (Syntenic homolog of Ashbya gossypii ADR174C; Syntenic homolog of Saccharomyces cerevisiae YOR267C (HRK1)), translated as MPSLLGINFHKKKSSESMKGLSPLHSINREDSNHSNANHVHGGSGNISHNHPQAHHHHHNRSFNELTRFFRSSMRKKTTTSSQVNLTRSADHHSHTHSAIPPSADSSLSLSNKTSIYHDDSILAQKYGKLGKVLGSGAGGSVKVLVRPSDGRTFAVKQFRPRRAGESVKDYARKCTSEYMVGSMLHHPNVIETLDVFSDSKQNQYYEVMEYCPVDFFAVVMSGQMSRGEINCCFKQLVEGVNYLHSKGYAHRDLKLDNCVMTRDGILKLIDFGSAFVFKYTYEADEKLARGIVGSDPYLAPEVLTSTNSYSAPMVDIWSVAIIFCCMMLKRFPWKEPRLTDNNFKVYCMPDDQEHDYVKSAKEHELLMQRRREDKQREKQLRLEYDGNIPAALSSDVQKQSPHDLLSGSTEKAELKSPAEYPTSVKDGETTLIDNHIKLAGSAIAMKEEDSPAGAATAVAEKPKKQRKVIRGPYILLRLLPHASRPLMSRMLQVDPAKRATMQDILNDEWYKSISHCTMSERKHVIRAPNHSHTIVSEENTHVETYKV; from the coding sequence ATGCCGAGCCTATTAGGTATCAACTTTCACAAGAAGAAGTCCTCCGAAAGTATGAAGGGGCTATCGCCCCTTCACTCTATCAACCGCGAAGACTCGAATCATAGCAATGCGAATCACGTGCATGGTGGTAGTGGAAATATATCCCACAATCATCCGCAGGCGCATCACCATCACCACAATAGGTCATTTAATGAGTTGACGAGGTTTTTCAGATCGTCGATGCGGAAGAAAACTACCACGTCATCACAGGTGAACTTGACGCGGTCAGCGGATCACCACTCACACACGCATTCTGCGATCCCACCTAGCGCAGATTCGAGTCTTTCGCTATCGAATAAGACTAGTATTTATCACGATGATTCAATTCTTGCACAGAAATACGGCAAATTGGGTAAGGTTCTTGGGTCAGGGGCAGGAGGGTCTGTGAAAGTACTTGTGCGTCCATCAGATGGTCGGACTTTTGCGGTCAAGCAGTTTAGGCCGAGACGAGCAGGGGAATCAGTAAAGGATTATGCGCGCAAATGCACTTCGGAGTATATGGTTGGATCGATGTTACACCACCCTAATGTGATCGAAACTTTGGATGTTTTTTCAGACAGCAAGCAAAATCAATACTATGAAGTAATGGAATACTGTCCGGTGGATTTCTTTGCAGTTGTTATGTCAGGACAGATGTCCCGTGGGGAGATAAATTGCTGTTTTAAACAGTTGGTTGAAGGTGTCAATTACCTGCATTCTAAGGGCTATGCACATAGGGATTTAAAATTGGATAACTGTGTTATGACTCGTGATGGTATTTTAAAGTTGATTGATTTTGGGTCCGCCTTCGTCTTCAAATACACATACGAGGCTGATGAGAAGCTTGCCCGTGGAATTGTTGGGAGTGACCCATACTTAGCGCCCGAAGTATTAACCTCAACAAATAGCTACAGTGCTCCAATGGTTGACATATGGTCTGTTGCCATTATCTTCTGTTGTATGATGCTAAAGCGCTTCCCCTGGAAAGAGCCCCGTTTGACGGATAACAACTTTAAAGTGTATTGCATGCCTGACGACCAGGAGCATGATTACGTGAAGAGTGCCAAAGAGCATGAACTGTTAATGCAACGCAGACGTGAAGACAAGCAAAGGGAGAAGCAGCTGAGACTTGAATATGACGGCAACATACCTGCCGCTCTTTCTTCTGATGTCCAGAAACAGTCCCCACATGACCTTCTCTCCGGTTCCACGGAAAAAGCTGAGTTGAAATCCCCAGCAGAATATCCAACGTCAGTAAAAGATGGCGAAACAACACTAATCGATAATCACATTAAACTAGCCGGTTCTGCAATTGCTATGAAGGAGGAGGATTCGCCTGCTGGTGCAGCCACAGCAGTTGCAGAAAAACCGAAAAAACAGAGGAAGGTTATACGTGGTCCTTATATATTATTACGTTTGTTACCACATGCTTCAAGACCACTCATGTCTCGAATGTTACAGGTTGATCCAGCAAAACGAGCCACAATGCAAGACATCTTGAATGATGAATGGTACAAGAGTATTAGCCATTGTACTATGAGTGAGAGGAAGCACGTCATTCGCGCTCCAAATCATTCGCATACAATTGTGTCTGAAGAAAATACACATGTTGAGACGTATAAAGTATGA
- a CDS encoding HBL311Cp (Syntenic homolog of Eremothecium cymbalariae Ecym_2360; no homolog in Ashbya gossypii; no homolog in Saccharomyces cerevisiae): MPIRITGEKIEYGKDFQRPASMAVTEEDLLNLPDSFEFSERLVSIGESDTDDATTTNETSVKASAVNSRYTLQQDQLSSSDDRSLSDASLTTVEREVERLFTPEVQRRFQQRLAEMPPVRKSLRPLEEYSKRSQSMYIQVGQQQAPASWSSTGNPGSTSKNDYGGTNNYGLHPASDSTICGLSHRSPSFNMLSGISGQNAIRPLSLDLNSVSLAELGTSEFRDAPILSATHLDSEHLKCNSLPLSTSPRWGEHHSIDPLLAESDLSGRDFTVLDVPYRYSVNAAYNDPRKISKFNPAFEDGNNFSLLPTTNEIGHCSTLYQNKNGNFSLSSLEKILQRFFPSSSESQSN; the protein is encoded by the coding sequence ATGCCAATTCGCATAACAGGTGAAAAGATTGAATATGGGAAGGACTTCCAGCGGCCAGCTTCAATGGCTGTAACAGAGGAGGATTTGCTAAACTTACCGGATTCGTTCGAATTCTCTGAACGTTTGGTCTCAATCGGGGAATCAGACACTGACGATGCCACTACCACAAACGAAACTTCTGTTAAGGCTTCTGCCGTAAATTCAAGATACACGTTGCAGCAAGATCAGCTGTCAAGTAGTGATGACAGATCACTATCAGATGCTTCTCTCACTACTGTGGAACGCGAGGTAGAGCGCCTTTTCACACCAGAAGTTCAAAGACGTTTCCAACAGCGGTTGGCTGAAATGCCGCCAGTTAGGAAATCACTTAGACCGTTAGAAGAGTACTCAAAAAGGTCGCAAAGCATGTATATACAAGTTGGTCAGCAACAGGCACCTGCGAGTTGGTCAAGCACAGGAAATCCGGGCTCAACAAGCAAAAATGATTACGGTGGTACCAATAACTATGGCTTACATCCTGCATCTGATAGCACTATTTGTGGCCTTTCACACAGATCACCCTCATTTAACATGCTCTCGGGTATATCGGGACAAAATGCCATTAGGCCGCTTAGCCTTGATTTGAATTCTGTATCTCTAGCTGAATTGGGGACTAGCGAGTTTAGGGACGCCCCTATTTTATCTGCTACTCACCTTGATTCTGAACACTTAAAGTGTAATTCTTTGCCACTTTCAACCTCTCCGCGTTGGGGAGAGCACCACAGCATCGACCCATTGTTGGCAGAGAGTGATTTATCAGGACGTGATTTTACTGTGCTTGACGTTCCATATAGATACTCCGTCAATGCCGCTTATAATGATCCACGAAAGATCTCTAAGTTTAATCCGGCGTTTGAGGACGGTAATAACTTCTCCCTTCTTCCTACTACTAATGAAATAGGACACTGTTCCACCTTATACCAGAATAAAAACGGGAACTTCAGTCTATCTTCACTAGAAAAAATATTGCAGAGATTTTTCCCAAGCTCATCAGAATCACAAAGCAATTAA
- the VNX1 gene encoding calcium/hydrogen antiporter (Syntenic homolog of Ashbya gossypii ADL189W; Syntenic homolog of Saccharomyces cerevisiae YNL321W (VNX1)) produces the protein MTKGIRNNNNNNNKNKSTGENIRRGFSVDDNVTELQYGTHFTSGVETSSLLSNKTRGDGIASGVGLQQTSSHMGGGLTGLGTGSIVRPSLEHKISKFSNVDDFERGGLYDGLRDLPPVLGDQESVKTIESYTLRERQAAINETHPFGIRIWKPALYKKQRSVQRAAEEDIHETNYKHVSMALHISNFVWTATVGLFLFLLLSIAGLMVLCVGFLTPSAREYSKVFFKLGRYLLWPFGKVVYIVSDEQYLQEDKDEGISMQQFYNWITSAGNRLFFHQSGTEMNSPLTFQRETIYGSLDGSFRGPATSSTPSYKFDDFGDIVPQRRLFGRGQWTFGRFVFYAIFHSFIQPLMLVLVTLTWLAVFTIPMSNIMWNLLYHCRRHPLALEFKHIRHTKMHNSADRGGSEKNVLLCTFRCAGWHYYKFTVDGTNIIVMNLIAIVFFTIIDFYVIKEYLGIDVWITNTSTIFSLCLLSIIPLAFYIGQAVASISAQTSMGVSAALNAFFSTILEVFVYCVALRDSKGPLVEGSMVGSILGAVLLLPGLSMCGGAIKRKTQRYNPASAGVSSAMLIFSMMVMFVPTLLYLIYGDWELTCRDVTEIALDIKQTCHFTQPTLKFDKMYLNVLRPISIICAIVLFMAYVIGLWFTLRTHAAMIWQLQISEHPSHHIPQQQQQQQQQQHAPQQPITSNSINKQAVVVREHSAPYQSLNSGAVTEPPKGHDAPNWSRQKSAWILLGSTVLYATIAEILVAGVDNVLKDFPSLSPKFLGLTVFALVPNTTEFLNAISFATHGNVALSMEIGTAYTLQVCLLQIPALVIYSLVYTSHMDPATISIRDQMFSLVFSRWDLIACAIASFLFTYLYAEGKSNYFKGSILILLYVVLVVGFYYQELLTDNFWDYLNQPVVTP, from the coding sequence ATGACAAAAGGTATAAGgaataataataataataataataagaATAAAAGCACCGGTGAAAACATACGAAGGGGGTTTTCGGTAGATGATAATGTTACTGAACTGCAATATGGAACTCATTTTACTTCTGGAGTTGAAACAAGTTCATTACTGAGTAACAAAACGCGAGGCGACGGTATAGCAAGTGGAGTGGGCTTACAGCAAACTTCCAGTCATATGGGTGGCGGCTTAACAGGATTAGGTACGGGCAGCATTGTCCGACCTTCATTGGAACACAAGatttcaaagttctcaaATGTGGATGATTTTGAAAGAGGTGGGCTTTACGATGGATTGCGGGATTTGCCGCCTGTGTTAGGAGACCAGGAATCAGTAAAGACCATAGAGTCTTACACATTACGTGAGAGGCAGGCTGCTATCAATGAAACACATCCGTTTGGTATTCGAATTTGGAAGCCAGCTTTATATAAGAAACAGCGTTCTGTGCAACGGGCAGCAGAGGAGGATATTCACGAAACTAACTACAAGCATGTGTCTATGGCACTACACATATCGAACTTTGTGTGGACAGCAACAGTGGGGTTATTCCTCTTTTTACTGCTGTCAATTGCTGGGTTAATGGTGCTTTGCGTAGGGTTTCTTACCCCGTCAGCACGTGAGTATTCTAAGGTGTTCTTCAAGCTTGGACGGTATCTCCTCTGGCCATTTGGAAAAGTTGTATATATAGTTTCTGATGAGCAATATCTACAAGAGGATAAAGATGAGGGTATAAGCATGCAGCAGTTCTACAATTGGATAACTTCTGCCGGTAATAGACTGTTTTTTCACCAATCTGGTACTGAAATGAATTCGCCCTTAACATTTCAAAGGGAAACTATATATGGGTCCCTTGATGGTAGTTTCCGTGGCCCAGCAACTAGTTCGACCCCATCATACAAGTTTGATGACTTTGGCGATATAGTTCCACAAAGGCGATTGTTTGGGCGTGGTCAGTGGACGTTTGGACGGTTTGTGTTCTACGCTATTTTTCATTCCTTTATTCAACCGCTTATGTTGGTCCTTGTAACCCTAACCTGGCTTGCTGTTTTTACTATTCCAATGAGTAACATTATGTGGAACCTGCTCTACCATTGCCGTAGGCATCCTTTAGCCTTGGAGTTTAAGCATATTAGACATACGAAGATGCACAATTCAGCCGATCGTGGGGGATCTGAAAAGAATGTTTTGCTATGTACCTTCCGTTGTGCTGGATGGCATTACTATAAGTTTACCGTTGATGGTACAAATATTATTGTCATGAATCTAATTGCGATTGTATTCTTCACCATAATTGATTTTTATGTTATTAAAGAATATCTCGGCATTGATGTATGGATCACTAATACATCTACTATTTTCAGTTTGTGTTTACTGTCCATCATACCGCTGGCATTCTACATTGGTCAAGCTGTTGCTTCCATTTCTGCACAGACATCTATGGGAGTTAGTGCAGCTTTAAATGCATTTTTTTCCACTATTCTTGAGGTATTTGTTTATTGTGTTGCTTTGCGAGATTCTAAAGGGCCACTGGTAGAAGGGTCCATGGTGGGTTCCATTTTAGGCGCCGTACTATTACTGCCTGGTTTGTCTATGTGTGGCGGTGCCATAAAGAGGAAAACCCAGCGTTATAATCCCGCAAGTGCAGGTGTATCCAGTGCTATGTTAATCTTTTCAATGATGGTCATGTTTGTTCCTACATTGTTATACTTAATTTACGGTGATTGGGAATTGACATGTAGGGATGTCACGGAAATAGCATTGGATATCAAACAGACATGCCATTTCACTCAGCCGACCTTAAAGTTTGACAAAATGTATTTGAATGTTTTAAGACCTATTTCGATAATATGTGCAATAGTCCTTTTTATGGCGTACGTTATTGGATTATGGTTCACGTTAAGGACCCATGCTGCAATGATTTGGCAGTTGCAAATCTCAGAACATCCAAGTCATCATATACcacagcaacagcaacagcaacagcaacagcaacatGCGCCACAGCAACCGATTACTTCGAACTCAATTAATAAGCAGGCTGTTGTTGTTCGTGAACACTCTGCGCCATATCAGTCGTTAAATAGTGGGGCAGTAACTGAACCGCCAAAAGGCCACGATGCACCCAACTGGTCCCGTCAAAAGTCAGCATGGATACTTTTGGGTTCCACTGTATTGTACGCTACTATTGCAGAAATTCTAGTGGCAGGTGTTGATAATGTTTTGAAGGATTTCCCATCTTTAAGTCCAAAGTTTCTTGGCCTGACAGTATTTGCTCTAGTACCAAACACGACTGAATTCCTCAATGCTATCTCGTTTGCTACACATGGCAATGTAGCCCTCTCTATGGAAATTGGTACTGCATACACATTACAAGTTTGTTTACTTCAGATTCCCGCTCTTGTAATATACTCTCTAGTTTACACTAGCCATATGGATCCAGCTACTATCAGTATTCGAGACCAAATGTTCTCGCTTGTATTTTCACGCTGGGATTTGATTGCATGTGCTATAGCCTCTTTCTTATTCACCTATCTCTATGCAGAAGGTAAGTCTAATTATTTTAAGGGTTCCATTTTAATCCTATTATATGTGGTTCTAGTGGTCGGCTTTTACTACCAAGAGCTACTAACTGACAACTTCTGGGATTATCTTAACCAACCAGTAGTAACCCCATAG
- the CDC33 gene encoding translation initiation factor eIF4E (Syntenic homolog of Ashbya gossypii ADL188C; Syntenic homolog of Saccharomyces cerevisiae YOL139C (CDC33)) gives MSVEEVTKKTETLSVGESRKTVLSDDKEFDLKHPLNSKWTLWYTKPAIADNESWSDLLRPVTSFTTVEEFWAVQNAIPKPRELPLKSDYHLFRNDIRPEWEDDANSNGGKWSFQFRGRIPQIDDLWLRALLAVIGESIDEDESEINGVVINVRRSGYKIGLWTRSTRQAPLSKVGAKFKAVLQLEETDKLEFFAHSSANDKNAKPTLVL, from the coding sequence ATGTCTGTGGAAGAAGTGACTAAGAAAACGGAAACTTTGTCTGTTGGTGAAAGTCGCAAGACGGTTCTTTCTGATGATAAAGAATTTGACCTAAAGCACCCGTTAAACTCAAAATGGACGTTATGGTATACTAAACCTGCAATTGCAGATAATGAATCTTGGTCCGATTTGTTGCGTCCAGTTACTTCTTTTACAACCGTCGAAGAGTTTTGGGCAGTTCAAAATGCGATTCCGAAACCACGTGAGCTACCTTTGAAATCAGACTATCATTTATTCCGTAATGATATTAGACCGGAGTGGGAAGATGATGCTAATTCCAATGGTGGTAAATGGTCTTTCCAATTTAGAGGACGTATTCCCCAAATAGATGATTTATGGTTGAGAGCATTGTTAGCCGTTATTGGTGAATCCATTGACGAAGATGAATCAGAAATCAACGGTGTAGTTATTAATGTTAGACGGTCTGGTTACAAGATTGGGTTGTGGACCAGATCTACTAGACAAGCTCCATTGTCTAAAGTGGGTGCAAAGTTCAAAGCTGTACTACAGTTGGAGGAAACCGATAAATTGGAGTTTTTTGCCCACTCTTCTGCTAACGATAAAAACGCTAAACCAACTCTTGTTTTGTAA
- the PNT1 gene encoding Pnt1p (Syntenic homolog of Ashbya gossypii ADR173W; Syntenic homolog of Saccharomyces cerevisiae YOR266W (PNT1)) gives MSKVISTSALKKVSFIEPPIIVDSISSLNSSKSANKLFGRLSSARLINRIRIEPLIEKSDTDFNSPRSLPTTLFPRKSISEEVSNDPKTAAWLKPVKIWWKIGKFLLHNYRAGFTNTYRVFRDTRTLPTDLETQLFRKIEYHEIESRLNTTALPLDIGISRRQLQEWKRRNMIWKLPTFGLLVLLLEELAIVFIHFWPNFSPWNCLIPSVYKKVSDRRAERLKVSSSITGEDLNYKSVFAIPHKEALQYAARMGLVPVWKSLIYTWSGNTKFSAEILRKWHQYLFVDNWFILRELFSAENRDVVINDRELVNMILERQLFTKGEDLNAMVQSNDGQLVMLMRLIIYLSWQFNNTVTVGGPKLYNEKWGVNNVGIMNFPGSTRLVNIQEAGNIQQIEKY, from the coding sequence ATGTCCAAGGTAATAAGTACGTCAGCGCTTAAGAAGGTAAGCTTTATAGAGCCCCCAATCATAGTTGACTCGATATCGTCGTTGAATTCTAGCAAATCGGCTAATAAACTCTTTGGAAGACTTTCATCAGCTCGCCTAATTAATAGAATAAGAATAGAACCGTTAATCGAGAAGTCAGATACTGATTTCAACTCACCAAGATCACTGCCTACAACTTTATTTCCACGTAAATCAATCAGTGAAGAGGTGAGCAACGACCCAAAGACTGCTGCATGGTTGAAACCAGTAAAAATATGGTGGAAAATAGGTAAATTTCTTCTCCACAACTACAGAGCAGGTTTTACAAACACATATAGAGTGTTCCGCGATACTCGTACTCTCCCAACTGATCTCGAAACGCAGCTGTTCAGAAAAATTGAATATCACGAAATTGAATCTCGTCTTAACACCACTGCTTTACCACTAGATATAGGTATAAGTAGACGGCAATTACAGGAATGGAAACGAAGAAACATGATATGGAAACTCCCCACTTTTGGACTTTTAGTTTTACTTTTGGAAGAATTAGCCATAGTTTTTATTCATTTCTGGCCAAACTTTTCTCCATGGAACTGCTTAATACCTAGTGTATATAAGAAAGTATCAGATCGCAGGGCGGAGAGATTAAAAGTATCATCATCTATAACTGGGGAGGATCTGAACTATAAATCCGTATTCGCAATACCACATAAAGAAGCGCTGCAATATGCTGCGAGAATGGGTTTAGTACCAGTCTGGAAGTCATTGATCTACACCTGGTCCGGGAATACGAAATTCTCGGCTGAAATACTGAGGAAATGGCACCAATACCTATTTGTAGACAACTGGTTTATTCTGCGTGAGCTGTTCTCAGCTGAAAACAGAGATGTTGTTATCAATGACAGGGAGCTCGTCAATATGATATTGGAGAGGCAGCTTTTCACCAAGGGAGAAGACCTGAACGCAATGGTTCAATCTAACGACGGCCAGCTCGTGATGTTGATGAGACTGATCATTTACTTAAGTTGGCAGTTCAACAACACTGTAACGGTAGGCGGTCCCAAACTCTATAATGAAAAATGGGGCGTTAACAATGTTGGAATTATGAATTTTCCTGGATCCACCAGACTTGTCAATATTCAGGAAGCGGGAAATATCCAACAAATAGAAAAATACTGA
- the PAC1 gene encoding Pac1p (Syntenic homolog of Ashbya gossypii ADR176W; Syntenic homolog of Saccharomyces cerevisiae YOR269W (PAC1)), whose protein sequence is MSSAGQQQILPLHQQLELNKTVYDYVQCCGADEALLLQLRKLWGLSKIDSDAKACGRDSKLLVKKWNSIIRLHRKIIDLEHKCKQLSEELELLPSELSKEAGGTSTGDQNVTWIPRTNATFQVDLGASVTDIKLHPSLPLMFLVTDQGKLVAYDLFSRTMPLHSTQAHMKGITSLSLVETVEGLLMLSTTSKDLQCKLWEFTEEDGFRSIRMLSSHEHIVSQSRFVRSGADLLLFTCSRDLTVKIWDTKTGWCIKSFQPHTEWVRTLDVCGEYVVTGSNDCSVRLSHWKSGNGLSMGIQHDFPVERVLILPMFEPTECDEHQLEYTKFDPDYSTLKFKYCISCSRDNLIILWKVPLPKIIPHRPPQPNPLQTNFEKIKIFKGHTSWVRDIKVRGNFLFSCSDDRSIRCWDLITGQCLKVWPEASRGFINCLSVDSDVSNDKLLRSLLLVGSIDGKCNVFMK, encoded by the coding sequence ATGTCTAGCGCAGGCCAGCAGCAGATATTGCCACTGCACCAACAATTGGAGCTTAACAAGACTGTATACGACTATGTTCAGTGCTGTGGAGCGGACGAGGCCTTGTTATTGCAGTTGCGCAAGTTGTGGGGGTTGAGTAAGATAGATTCCGATGCGAAGGCGTGTGGAAGAGATTCAAAGCTGCTTGTGAAGAAATGGAATTCGATTATTAGACTACATCGTAAGATTATTGACCTAGAGCATAAGTGTAAGCAGCTTAGCGAAGAGTTAGAACTTCTGCCGTCCGAGCTTAGTAAAGAAGCTGGAGGAACTAGTACGGGCGATCAAAATGTGACTTGGATACCAAGAACAAATGCTACGTTTCAAGTGGATCTCGGGGCGTCTGTGACCGATATAAAGCTTCATCCATCATTGCCGTTGATGTTTTTGGTCACTGATCAGGGTAAACTAGTAGCATACGATTTATTTAGCAGGACGATGCCGCTGCATTCGACGCAGGCACACATGAAGGGTATAACATCTTTGTCGTTGGTGGAGACTGTAGAAGGCTTATTGATGTTATCAACCACTTCCAAGGACTTGCAGTGCAAACTTTGGGAATTCACTGAAGAGGATGGCTTCCGCTCGATACGGATGTTATCTTCACACGAGCATATTGTGTCACAGTCGCGTTTTGTGCGGTCGGGGGCGGACTTGCTTCTGTTTACGTGTTCACGGGACCTGACAGTGAAGATCTGGGATACGAAGACGGGGTGGTGCATTAAGTCCTTCCAGCCGCATACGGAATGGGTACGGACATTAGATGTTTGCGGGGAGTACGTTGTGACGGGGTCCAACGACTGTTCGGTTAGATTGTCACATTGGAAGAGCGGTAACGGGCTTTCTATGGGCATACAGCACGATTTCCCCGTTGAGCGAGTATTGATACTCCCTATGTTTGAGCCTACAGAATGTGACGAACATCAGCTAGAATACACAAAATTTGATCCCGATTACAGTACATTGAAGTTTAAATATTGCATATCCTGTTCCAGGGACAATCTTATAATTCTTTGGAAGGTTCCACTTCCGAAGATTATTCCTCATAGACCGCCGCAACCTAATCCATTACAGACtaattttgaaaaaataaAGATATTTAAGGGACACACATCTTGGGTCAGGGATATAAAGGTGCGGGGAAACTTTCTATTTTCATGCAGTGATGATAGATCAATTCGATGTTGGGATCTTATTACAGGACAATGCCTAAAAGTTTGGCCCGAAGCCAGCCGGGGGTTTATCAACTGTCTATCGGTGGACAGTGATGTTTCAAATGATAAGTTGTTAAGGAGTTTATTACTAGTAGGGAGTATAGATGGAAAATGTAACGTTTTCATGAAATAG
- the RBL2 gene encoding Rbl2p (Syntenic homolog of Ashbya gossypii AAL118C; Syntenic homolog of Saccharomyces cerevisiae YOR265W (RBL2)) codes for MAPTQLEIKVRALQRLVKEEKYYINELEEQKAHIERLKQDPQIDQYDLKKQVEVMEDTKRLLPKFYEKVEQFFADLSNFVKEYQGEEDLTEAKKALESAKVVLDKNKSA; via the coding sequence ATGGCACCCACTCAATTGGAAATCAAGGTTAGAGCTCTCCAAAGGCTTGTCAAGGAGGAGAAATACTATATCAATGAGCTTGAAGAGCAGAAGGCTCACATAGAGAGACTGAAACAAGACCCTCAAATCGATCAATACGATCTCAAGAAACAAGTAGAGGTCATGGAAGACACTAAGAGGTTACTTCCAAAATTTTACGAGAAGGTAGAGCAATTTTTTGCCGACCTGTCCAACTTTGTAAAGGAATACCAGGGTGAAGAAGACCTCACTGAAGCTAAGAAAGCCCTAGAAAGTGCAAAGGTTGTATTAGATAAAAACAAATCGGCGTAA